TCGACCCCTGGCAGGTCTCCGGCCGCTCCCTCAGCAAGCCCGTCGTCATCGCCGTCCAGGGCACCTGCCTCACGCTCGGAGTCGAACTCGTCCTCGCCTCCGACATCGCGGTCGCCGCACGCGGAACCGTGTTCGGCCAGATCGAGGTCACCCGCGGCATCCTGCCGTTCGGTGGCGCGACCATCCGCTTTCCGCGCGCCGCGGGGTGGGGCGATGCCATGCGCCACATCCTCACCGGCGACACCTTCGACGCCGTAGAGGCCCACCGCATCGGCCTCGTCCAGGAGATCGTCGACGACGGCGAACAGCTGGCGGCGGCGCTCGGCATCGCGGAGCGCATCGCCGCCCAGGCTCCGCTCGCGGTACAGGCGGCGCTGCGCAACGCTAAGACGGCCGTCCGCGAGGGGGACGCCGTGGCGGAGGCCGATCTGCCGGAGGAGCTGGTCCGGCTGGCGGGAAGCGAAGACGCCCGGATCAGGATGGACGCTTTCCTGACGCGAACGGAGGCGCGGTTCGTGAGGCGGTAGCAGCGGGTCCGGCCATCCGCTCTCGTTCTCACCCGTCCCACCGCACAGCTCGACAAGCAGGAGGAAGAATGACCACACCCGCCGAGTACGACGTCATCGTGATCGGAGCCGGCGCGATCGGCGAGAACGTGGCGGACCGGACCGCCCAGGGCGGGATGCGCACGGTCATCGTGAAAGCCGAGCTCGTCGGAGGCGAATGCTCGTACTGGGCGTGCATGCCCTCGAAGGCGCTGTTGCGCTCCGCTGCGGCGCTGCGCGCGGCCCAGCGGGTAGGCGGCGCGCACGAGGCGGTGACCGGGGCCCTCGATCAGACGACGGTGCTGAAGCGCCGCGACGTCATGACGAGCGCCTGGAAGGACGACGGCCAGGTCGACTGGCTGACGAGCGCAGGCATCGACCTCGTGCGCGGGCGGGCGACGATCACCGCGCCACGAGAAGTCACCGTCACCGACGAAGACGGCGCCGTGAGCGTGCTCACGGCGAAGCACGCGGCGCGGTATGCACGGGCTCGGCCGCACTGCTGCCGGACATCCCCGGGCTGCGCGACTCCGGGCCGTGGACCAGCCGCGACGCGACGAGCGCAGAGCGGATTCCGGCGTCGCTCGCGATCCTCGGTGGCGGGGTGGTCGGCACGGAGATGGCGACCGCGTACGCCGGACTCGGTGCCGAGGTCCACCTCGTCTCCCGCGGCGGCCTCCTCAGCGGGAACGAACCGTTCGCCGGCGAGGCGGTGGCCACCGCCCTGCGCGAACTCGGCGCGACCCTGCACCTGGACACGGCGCCCACCGCGGTCGAGCGCAGCGACGGCGGCCGGTTCCGTCTCCAGCTGGACGACGGCACCACCGTCGAGACGGATGAGCTGCTCGTCGCGACCGGCCATGTCCCCCGCACCGGCGGTCTCGGGCTGCACGCCTTCGGCATCGAAGACGGAGACTGGCTGGCTGTCGACGACAGCATGCGCGTCGTGGACGAGCACGGCGAGCCCGTCGCGGAGGGCTGGCTCTACGGCGTCGGCGACGTCAACCACCGCGCGCTGCTCACCCACCAGGGCAAGTACCAGGCCCGCGCCGCCGGCGACGCGATCGCGGCGCGGGCGAAGGGCCGCGACCTCACCCTCGCGCCGTGGAGCGCTTTCGCCGCGACGGCCGATCACCGAGCCGTCCCCCCAGGTGACGTTCACCGACCCCGAGGTCGCCTCGGCCGGGCTCACCGCGTCGGCGGCGAAGAAGGCCGGCTAACGCATCCGCGTCGTCGACTACCCGCTCGGGAGCGTCAGCGGAGCCTCCGTCGTCGCGGACAACTACGAAGGCCACGCGCGGATGGTCGTGGACGAAGACCGGAAGGTCGTCCTCGGTGTGACCTTCGTCGGCCAGGATG
This genomic window from Leifsonia xyli subsp. cynodontis DSM 46306 contains:
- a CDS encoding crotonase/enoyl-CoA hydratase family protein → MTEPKILTERRGHILLIGFNRPEKRNAADGELLTALAEAYGELERNPELRVGVVHAVGDHFTAGLDLADLGPRIGSGGLSFVSETGIDPWQVSGRSLSKPVVIAVQGTCLTLGVELVLASDIAVAARGTVFGQIEVTRGILPFGGATIRFPRAAGWGDAMRHILTGDTFDAVEAHRIGLVQEIVDDGEQLAAALGIAERIAAQAPLAVQAALRNAKTAVREGDAVAEADLPEELVRLAGSEDARIRMDAFLTRTEARFVRR